Proteins from a single region of Lampris incognitus isolate fLamInc1 chromosome 16, fLamInc1.hap2, whole genome shotgun sequence:
- the slirp gene encoding SRA stem-loop-interacting RNA-binding protein, mitochondrial — MAAPSRKVFEVFVSRVPWTIASKEMKDYFGQFGQVKRCLLPFDKETGFHKGFCWVGFTTEEGLNNALHKDPHILDGATVQVQRNRKVFTGQRLKRETEYN, encoded by the exons ATGGCCGCTCCGTCCAGGAAGGTGTTTGAGGTGTTCGTGTCCAGGGTACCATGGACTATCGCTAGCA aGGAGATGAAGGACTATTTTGGACAGTTTGGTCAAGTGAAGAGGTGTTTGCTCCCTTTC GATAAAGAGACTGGTTTTCACAAGGGCTTCTGCTGGGTAGGATTCACAACAGAGGAAGGCCTGAACAATGCCCTACACAAGGACCCGCACATACTGGATGGAGCAACG GTCCAGGTCCAGAGGAACAGGAAGGTGTTTACGGGGCAGAGgttaaagagagagacagaatataACTAG